One segment of Penaeus chinensis breed Huanghai No. 1 chromosome 14, ASM1920278v2, whole genome shotgun sequence DNA contains the following:
- the LOC125032609 gene encoding probable ligand-gated ion channel 46 — protein MLVLTTLLNQVSAQLPRNSYFKALDIWMFGAIGLIFSILIMQTMVDVIHRNEEKTTITQVMPVQKSACPKPDGLQRANKIMKKMQVAFPLLWAFLVLCYAIYLFSSVQ, from the exons ATGCTGGTGCTGACGACCCTGCTGAACCAGGTGTCGGCACAGCTCCCGAGGAATTCCTACTTCAAAGCCCTCGATATATGGATGTTCGGCGCCATAGGACTCATCTTCTCCATCCTCATCATGCAGACCATGGTGGATGTTATTCATAGGAATGAAGAAAAGACAACGATTACACAG GTGATGCCAGTACAAAAGTCTGCGTGCCCCAAGCCAGATGGACTTCAGAGGGCGAACAAGATTATGAAGAAGATGCAAGTCGCGTTCCCTCTGCTTTGGGCATTTCTTGTGCTCTGCTATgcaatctatctcttctcttccgtgCAATAA